From one Pseudomonas fluorescens genomic stretch:
- a CDS encoding glutathione S-transferase family protein has translation MLRILGKASSINVRKVLWTCAELQLPFEREDWGSGFRSTGEEAFLALNPNAMVPVIVDGDFVLWESNTIIRYLAAQYGGQRLYPAEAKARARVDQWMDWQATDLNGSWSYAFVSLVRKAPTHQDPEALAAGCRNWARNMTILERQLERTGAYVSGQDFSLADIAIGLSVNRWLQTPLERPALPAVEAYYDRLNEREGYRLHGRNGLP, from the coding sequence ATGCTACGGATATTGGGCAAGGCTTCATCGATCAACGTGCGCAAGGTGTTGTGGACCTGCGCCGAATTGCAGTTGCCGTTCGAGCGCGAAGACTGGGGCTCGGGCTTTCGCTCGACCGGGGAGGAGGCGTTCCTGGCGCTGAACCCCAACGCCATGGTGCCGGTGATCGTCGACGGTGATTTCGTCTTGTGGGAGTCCAACACCATCATCCGTTACCTGGCCGCCCAGTATGGCGGCCAGCGGCTGTACCCGGCCGAGGCGAAGGCGCGGGCACGGGTCGATCAGTGGATGGACTGGCAGGCCACCGACCTCAATGGTTCGTGGAGCTATGCCTTTGTCTCGCTGGTGCGCAAGGCGCCGACCCACCAGGACCCTGAAGCGCTGGCGGCGGGTTGCCGAAACTGGGCACGCAACATGACCATCCTTGAGCGTCAGTTGGAGCGTACCGGGGCCTATGTCAGTGGCCAGGACTTTTCCCTGGCGGACATTGCCATCGGCCTGTCGGTCAACCGCTGGCTGCAGACCCCGCTGGAGCGCCCGGCATTACCGGCGGTCGAGGCTTACTACGATCGTCTGAACGAACGTGAAGGCTATCGTTTGCATGGGCGTAACGGTTTGCCTTGA
- a CDS encoding helix-turn-helix transcriptional regulator, with protein MNLLFEAAAHHHALARVIDQLGRPGFWHQLIVLLDQLVPCDTALALLVERDGAPLVLEEFDRGFRDAPAAAPLYLGGLYLLDPFIQAMRDGLADGVYRMEEVAPDEFRKSDYFNNYFRALVGEDELQLILNLEPGKVLAISLGARQRYETATIGQLSVLAPWLLALMRQHWQQQYPQQASEHSTPVERALEHFGSDTLSARELETARLVLRGNSSKAIAKRLDISQETVKVHRRNLYSKLGVSSQSELFSLFLQHLGKHDHQE; from the coding sequence GTGAACCTGCTATTCGAAGCCGCTGCCCATCACCATGCCCTGGCCCGGGTCATCGACCAGCTGGGCAGGCCGGGGTTCTGGCATCAGCTGATTGTGCTGCTCGATCAACTGGTGCCTTGCGACACCGCACTGGCCTTGCTGGTGGAGCGCGACGGTGCGCCGCTGGTACTGGAGGAGTTCGACCGCGGCTTTCGCGATGCGCCTGCGGCAGCGCCACTGTACCTGGGAGGCCTGTACCTGCTCGACCCGTTCATCCAGGCCATGCGCGACGGTCTGGCCGATGGCGTGTACCGCATGGAAGAGGTGGCGCCGGACGAGTTTCGCAAGAGCGACTACTTCAACAACTACTTTCGTGCCCTGGTCGGCGAGGACGAACTGCAGCTGATCCTCAACCTTGAACCGGGCAAGGTCCTGGCCATTTCGCTGGGCGCCAGGCAGCGTTATGAGACGGCGACCATCGGCCAGCTGAGCGTTCTGGCGCCGTGGCTGCTGGCGTTGATGCGCCAGCACTGGCAACAGCAGTATCCTCAGCAGGCCAGCGAGCATTCGACCCCGGTCGAACGGGCCCTGGAGCATTTTGGCAGCGACACCCTGTCGGCCCGCGAACTGGAAACTGCGCGCCTGGTGCTGCGCGGCAACTCCAGCAAGGCCATCGCCAAGCGCCTGGATATCTCCCAAGAGACAGTCAAGGTGCACCGCCGCAACCTGTACAGCAAGCTTGGGGTCTCGTCCCAATCGGAGCTGTTCAGCCTGTTCTTGCAACACCTGGGAAAACACGACCATCAGGAGTGA
- a CDS encoding LIC_13387 family protein, which produces MIAQLLICASAAIVLLLGTLHLVYTFASNKFQPRAPALGEQMQKVAPVISRQTTMWRAWVGFNASHSLGAMLFGLVYGYLALAAPLALLRDGFLLGLGVLFLASMAVLAWRYWFRIPLIGISLSLLLFVGAVVLQALPL; this is translated from the coding sequence ATGATCGCCCAACTGCTGATCTGCGCCAGTGCCGCCATCGTCCTGCTGCTGGGGACCCTGCACCTGGTCTATACCTTCGCCAGCAACAAGTTCCAGCCGCGCGCCCCGGCGCTGGGCGAACAGATGCAAAAAGTCGCCCCGGTAATTTCCCGGCAAACCACCATGTGGCGCGCCTGGGTTGGCTTTAACGCCAGTCATAGCCTGGGCGCCATGCTGTTTGGCCTGGTGTATGGCTATCTGGCCCTGGCGGCGCCACTGGCGCTGTTGCGTGATGGTTTTCTGCTGGGCCTGGGCGTGCTGTTTCTGGCGAGCATGGCCGTGCTGGCCTGGCGTTACTGGTTCAGAATTCCGCTGATCGGCATAAGCCTGTCGCTTCTTTTATTTGTCGGCGCAGTGGTGCTCCAGGCGTTGCCGCTATGA
- the ampC gene encoding class C beta-lactamase yields the protein MHQKTNLKPGILAVIALGLVAGQSYAQAPLESTVSAAVRPLMQQQAIPGMAVAISVDGQQHYFNYGVASKQNGQAVNADTLFEIGSVSKTFTATLAGFAQASGKLNLGDAASKHWPALKGTAFDGITLLNLGTYSAGGLPLQFPDEVKGEADLAGYYTHWKPDYAPGTQRLYSNPSLGLFGYLTAKSLGTPFTQLMEKQLLPQLGLQHSYLQVPAVQMGNYAQGYNKQDQPVRVGPGPLDAEAYGLKVTAVDLLHYLDLNMQPQSLSKPLQRAIASTQTGYYQVGEMTQGLGWEQYAYPLSLEQLQAGNAPSMVLEPQPVTWLKPARPLPADTLLNKTGSTDGFGAYVAFVPTKRIAVVLLANKNYPIAERVKVAHQILTALDQ from the coding sequence ATGCACCAAAAAACCAACCTCAAGCCAGGGATTCTGGCGGTTATTGCCCTTGGCCTGGTGGCCGGGCAAAGCTATGCCCAGGCACCGCTGGAATCGACGGTGAGCGCCGCCGTGCGCCCGCTGATGCAGCAACAGGCGATCCCCGGCATGGCCGTGGCCATCAGTGTCGATGGCCAGCAGCACTACTTTAACTACGGGGTGGCGTCGAAACAGAACGGCCAGGCGGTAAATGCCGACACCCTGTTCGAGATTGGTTCGGTGAGCAAGACCTTCACCGCCACCCTCGCAGGCTTTGCCCAGGCCAGTGGCAAGCTGAACCTTGGCGATGCGGCCAGCAAGCACTGGCCCGCGCTCAAAGGCACGGCGTTCGACGGCATCACCCTGCTCAACCTCGGCACCTACAGCGCTGGCGGCTTGCCCTTGCAGTTCCCCGATGAGGTCAAGGGAGAAGCCGACCTGGCCGGTTACTACACCCATTGGAAACCCGACTATGCACCTGGCACCCAGCGCTTGTATTCCAACCCCAGCCTGGGCCTGTTCGGCTACCTCACGGCAAAAAGCCTGGGTACGCCGTTTACCCAGTTGATGGAAAAACAACTGCTGCCGCAACTGGGCCTGCAGCACAGCTACCTGCAGGTGCCTGCCGTACAGATGGGCAACTACGCCCAGGGTTACAACAAGCAGGACCAACCGGTGCGCGTCGGCCCCGGGCCGCTGGATGCTGAAGCCTACGGTTTGAAAGTGACGGCTGTGGACCTCTTGCATTACCTGGACCTGAACATGCAGCCGCAAAGCCTGAGCAAACCGTTGCAACGGGCCATCGCCAGCACGCAGACCGGCTATTACCAGGTTGGTGAAATGACCCAGGGCCTGGGTTGGGAGCAGTATGCCTACCCGCTGAGCCTTGAGCAGTTGCAGGCCGGCAATGCACCGTCGATGGTGCTGGAACCGCAACCTGTGACCTGGCTGAAGCCGGCGCGACCGCTGCCGGCCGATACCCTGCTGAACAAGACCGGTTCGACCGATGGCTTTGGTGCCTACGTGGCGTTTGTGCCGACAAAACGCATCGCTGTTGTGTTGTTGGCGAACAAGAACTACCCGATTGCCGAGCGGGTCAAGGTGGCGCATCAGATCCTGACGGCGCTGGATCAGTAA
- a CDS encoding NAD(P)/FAD-dependent oxidoreductase produces the protein MTIETQRPNVVVIGAGIIGASIAYHLSKQAQVTVIDKGRPGLGVTSGAFGWINTTAPQPGEFAALRDLAIAEYHRLQGELGTVPINWIGALSFSETPSPANGVELIGPARVQQLEPHFKAPLQQALFAAQEGSIDPVAMTRLLLERAQANGANLLTDTQVQAIECRDGAVEALVTASGRITCQRLVVAAGTECKALLQPLGVSLPLHPSPSILIRLRAQERLVNTLIASGELEIRQPTPELILAAEDYLDADGEDGPEAIALRALNTIRNSLHGGQGLELISTEVGLRPMPEDRIPIIGTLPSVSGLYLAVMHSGVTLAAVVGRLVTQELIDGQLAPELEGCRPSRFSL, from the coding sequence ATGACAATCGAAACGCAACGCCCGAACGTGGTGGTGATCGGCGCCGGTATCATCGGCGCCTCGATCGCCTATCACCTGAGCAAGCAGGCCCAGGTGACGGTGATCGACAAGGGCCGGCCGGGCTTGGGCGTGACATCCGGGGCCTTTGGCTGGATCAACACCACAGCGCCGCAGCCCGGCGAATTTGCTGCGTTGCGTGACCTGGCGATTGCCGAGTATCACCGGCTGCAAGGCGAGCTGGGCACGGTGCCGATCAACTGGATCGGCGCGCTGTCGTTCAGCGAAACGCCCTCGCCCGCTAATGGCGTCGAGCTGATCGGCCCCGCTCGCGTGCAACAGCTTGAGCCGCATTTCAAAGCACCACTGCAGCAGGCGCTGTTTGCTGCGCAGGAAGGCTCAATTGACCCGGTAGCGATGACCCGTTTGCTGCTGGAGCGCGCCCAGGCCAACGGCGCCAACCTGCTGACCGACACGCAGGTGCAGGCGATTGAATGCCGTGACGGCGCCGTCGAGGCGCTTGTCACTGCTAGCGGGCGGATCACCTGCCAACGCCTGGTAGTGGCGGCAGGCACCGAGTGCAAGGCCTTGCTGCAGCCCTTGGGCGTTAGCTTGCCGCTGCACCCGTCGCCATCGATCCTGATCCGCCTGCGGGCGCAAGAACGGCTGGTGAACACACTGATCGCCAGCGGCGAACTGGAAATCCGCCAACCGACGCCTGAGCTGATCCTGGCCGCCGAAGACTACCTCGACGCCGACGGCGAAGACGGCCCCGAGGCCATTGCCCTGCGGGCGCTGAATACCATTCGCAACAGTCTGCACGGCGGCCAGGGCCTTGAGCTGATCAGCACCGAGGTTGGCTTGCGGCCCATGCCGGAGGATCGCATCCCCATCATCGGTACCTTGCCCTCTGTCAGCGGGCTGTACCTGGCGGTGATGCATTCGGGCGTGACCCTGGCGGCGGTAGTCGGCCGCCTGGTCACCCAGGAGCTGATCGACGGCCAGCTGGCGCCCGAGCTGGAGGGCTGCCGGCCTTCGCGTTTCAGCCTGTAG
- a CDS encoding TIGR04211 family SH3 domain-containing protein, which yields MPISRPVSAAPALFSSCTPGARRLLTGSLIGALLVLANPLHAEEAAPSSERWVSDSLSTYVRSGPTDGHRIVGNLKSGQKVTLLTTQGNYSQVRGESGDTVWITSSDLQAVPGQAERLPQLSEQVTQLSEQLKTIDDSWKTRVQGMQETLDSRKALIDELQARSKALNAELSDTQSELRSTQARLGEENKQVLMRYMVYGGGIAGAGLLAGLILPALSRGRKRNDRWF from the coding sequence ATGCCTATCTCTCGTCCTGTTTCTGCGGCGCCCGCGCTGTTTTCCTCCTGCACCCCGGGCGCGCGCCGCCTGCTGACCGGTAGCCTGATAGGCGCCCTGCTGGTCCTGGCCAACCCGCTGCACGCCGAAGAAGCCGCACCCAGCAGCGAGCGCTGGGTCAGCGACAGCCTGAGCACCTACGTGCGCAGCGGCCCCACCGACGGCCACCGCATCGTCGGCAACCTCAAGTCCGGGCAAAAAGTCACCCTGCTGACCACCCAGGGCAACTACAGCCAGGTGCGCGGCGAATCCGGCGACACCGTGTGGATCACCAGCAGCGACCTGCAGGCCGTGCCCGGCCAGGCCGAGCGCCTGCCGCAACTGAGCGAACAGGTGACCCAGCTCAGTGAGCAGCTGAAGACCATCGACGACAGCTGGAAAACCCGTGTGCAAGGCATGCAGGAAACCCTCGATTCGCGCAAAGCGCTGATCGACGAGCTGCAAGCCCGCAGCAAGGCGCTCAATGCCGAGCTGAGCGACACCCAGTCGGAGCTGCGCAGCACCCAGGCGCGCCTGGGGGAGGAGAACAAGCAGGTGTTGATGCGCTACATGGTCTACGGCGGCGGCATCGCCGGTGCCGGCCTGCTGGCCGGCTTGATCCTGCCGGCGTTGAGCCGTGGGCGTAAGCGCAATGATCGCTGGTTCTGA
- the ppnN gene encoding nucleotide 5'-monophosphate nucleosidase PpnN codes for MPQREVINASVSPKGSLETLSQREVQQLSEAGSGSLYTLFRQCALAILNTGAHVDNAKTILEAYKDFEVRIHQQDRGVRLELLNAPADAFVDGEMIASTREMLFSALRDIVYTESELASQRIDLESSQGITDYVFHLLRNARTLRPGVEPKMVVCWGGHSISTEEYQYTKKVGHELGLRKLDVCTGCGPGVMKGPMKGATIAHAKQRMSGSRYLGLTEPGIIAAEAPNPIVNELVILPDIEKRLEAFVRVGHGIIIFPGGAGTAEEFLYLLGILMHPDNRGLPFPVILTGPKSAAPYLQQLHAFVRATLGDEAQAHYQIIIDDPAEVARQMVDGLKEVKQFRRERNDAFHFNWLLKIEEGFQRPFDPTHENMAELKLSRKLPPHELAANLRRAFSGIVAGNVKDKGIRLIEEQGPYEIKGDSAVLEPLGHLLQAFVDQHRMKLPGGAEYVPCYRVVS; via the coding sequence ATGCCCCAACGTGAAGTTATCAATGCATCTGTCAGCCCAAAAGGCAGCCTGGAAACACTGTCTCAACGTGAAGTACAGCAACTGAGTGAAGCCGGTTCCGGCAGCCTGTACACCCTGTTCCGCCAGTGCGCGCTGGCAATCCTCAACACCGGCGCGCACGTCGACAACGCCAAGACCATCCTCGAAGCCTACAAGGACTTCGAGGTGCGCATTCACCAGCAGGACCGTGGCGTACGCCTGGAACTGCTGAACGCACCCGCTGATGCCTTCGTCGATGGCGAAATGATCGCCAGCACCCGCGAAATGCTCTTCAGCGCCCTGCGCGACATCGTCTACACCGAAAGCGAACTGGCCAGCCAGCGCATCGACCTGGAAAGCTCCCAGGGCATTACCGACTACGTCTTCCACCTGCTGCGCAACGCCCGCACCCTGCGCCCGGGCGTGGAGCCGAAAATGGTCGTGTGCTGGGGCGGTCACTCGATCAGCACCGAGGAATACCAGTACACCAAGAAGGTTGGCCACGAACTGGGCCTGCGCAAGCTGGATGTCTGCACCGGCTGCGGCCCGGGCGTGATGAAAGGCCCGATGAAGGGTGCAACCATCGCCCATGCCAAGCAGCGCATGAGCGGCAGCCGCTACCTGGGCCTGACTGAACCCGGCATCATCGCCGCCGAAGCGCCCAACCCGATCGTCAACGAACTGGTGATCCTCCCGGATATCGAAAAACGCCTGGAAGCCTTCGTGCGCGTCGGCCACGGCATCATCATCTTCCCCGGTGGCGCCGGTACCGCCGAAGAGTTCCTGTACCTGCTCGGCATCCTCATGCACCCGGACAACCGTGGCCTGCCGTTCCCGGTCATCCTCACCGGGCCGAAGAGCGCCGCACCCTACCTGCAGCAGCTGCATGCGTTCGTGCGGGCCACCCTCGGCGACGAGGCGCAGGCGCACTACCAGATCATCATCGACGACCCGGCCGAAGTGGCCCGGCAGATGGTCGACGGGCTCAAGGAGGTCAAACAGTTCCGCCGCGAACGCAATGACGCCTTCCACTTCAACTGGCTGCTGAAGATCGAAGAAGGCTTCCAGCGCCCCTTCGACCCGACCCACGAGAACATGGCCGAGCTCAAGCTCAGCCGTAAACTGCCGCCCCACGAACTGGCCGCCAACCTGCGCCGGGCGTTTTCCGGGATTGTCGCCGGCAACGTCAAGGACAAGGGTATCCGCCTGATCGAAGAGCAAGGCCCATACGAAATCAAAGGTGACAGCGCCGTACTCGAACCCCTCGGCCACCTGCTGCAGGCGTTCGTCGACCAGCACCGGATGAAGCTGCCGGGCGGCGCCGAATATGTGCCCTGCTACCGCGTCGTGAGCTGA
- a CDS encoding LysR family transcriptional regulator, whose protein sequence is MIRPHLPLNALRAFEASARHLSFTRAAIELCVTQAAVSHQVKSLEAQLKVTLFKRLPRGLMLTSEGETLLPVLRDCFDRIAQTLDCFDGGHYREVLTVGAVGTFAVGWLLPRLPEFQALHPFIDLRLSTNNNRVDVAAEGLDYAIRFGSGAWHGIDAQPLLEAPLSVLCVPAIAVQLHSPADLLQHTLLRSYRSDEWAEWFQAAGLPGALQPSRTMVFDSSLGMMEAALQGAGVALAPPLMFERLLASDAIRQPFDLSLSTGSYWLTRLQSKAESPAMTAFKTWLLKAATG, encoded by the coding sequence ATGATCCGACCGCACCTGCCCCTGAACGCCCTGCGAGCGTTCGAGGCCTCGGCCCGGCACCTGAGCTTTACTCGCGCGGCCATCGAGCTGTGCGTGACCCAGGCGGCGGTCAGCCATCAGGTCAAGAGCCTCGAAGCCCAGCTCAAGGTCACCCTGTTCAAGCGTCTGCCGCGCGGGCTGATGCTCACCAGCGAAGGCGAAACCTTGCTGCCGGTGCTGCGCGACTGCTTCGACCGCATCGCCCAGACCCTCGATTGCTTCGACGGCGGCCATTACCGCGAGGTGCTGACCGTGGGCGCGGTGGGTACCTTTGCCGTCGGCTGGCTGCTGCCGCGCCTGCCCGAGTTCCAGGCCCTGCATCCGTTTATCGATTTGCGCCTGTCGACCAACAACAACCGCGTCGATGTCGCCGCCGAAGGCCTGGACTACGCCATCCGCTTTGGCAGCGGTGCCTGGCATGGCATCGATGCGCAGCCGCTGCTGGAGGCGCCGCTGTCGGTGCTGTGCGTGCCAGCGATTGCGGTGCAGCTGCACAGCCCTGCCGATCTGCTGCAACACACCTTGCTGCGCTCCTACCGCAGCGATGAGTGGGCCGAATGGTTCCAGGCTGCCGGGCTGCCGGGTGCGCTGCAACCTTCGCGGACTATGGTCTTCGATTCGTCGCTGGGGATGATGGAAGCAGCCTTGCAGGGCGCCGGCGTGGCTCTGGCGCCGCCGCTGATGTTCGAGCGGTTGCTGGCCAGCGATGCCATTCGCCAGCCGTTTGACCTGAGCCTCAGCACCGGCAGCTACTGGCTGACGCGCCTGCAGTCCAAAGCCGAAAGCCCGGCGATGACAGCGTTCAAAACCTGGCTACTGAAGGCCGCTACAGGCTGA
- a CDS encoding P1 family peptidase: MRVRDLGIRIGVGTPGAFNAITDVPGVRVGHHTVQHGSGDNAVNTGVTVIEPRAQAASLQPCFAGVHVLNGNGDATGLEWIREAGLLTTPIAYTNTHSVGVVRDALVAAEREMGKARTYWCMPTVLETYDGVLNDIWGQHVSAEHVHAALGAAQSGPVAEGCVGGGTGMICHEFKGGIGTASRVLDSEAGGWTVGVLLQANYGVRGALRVAGYPVGQVLGDVHSPFSAPRNVGEPGMGSIVITLATDAPLLPHQCTRLAQRASVGLARVGGGTEDSSGDIFIAFSTGNSLPAANFGHPGAPTSTVQMVNNDHISALFSAAADAVEEAIVNALLAATDLEAHGSKVLALKPERLLEALQAVGWKA, translated from the coding sequence ATGCGTGTACGTGATCTGGGCATTCGTATCGGCGTGGGCACCCCTGGCGCGTTCAACGCCATCACCGACGTGCCGGGCGTGCGCGTCGGCCATCACACCGTGCAGCACGGCAGCGGCGATAACGCGGTCAATACCGGCGTCACCGTGATCGAGCCGCGGGCCCAGGCCGCCAGCCTGCAGCCGTGCTTTGCCGGCGTGCACGTACTCAATGGCAATGGCGATGCCACCGGCCTTGAGTGGATTCGCGAAGCCGGCCTGCTGACCACGCCGATTGCCTACACCAACACCCACAGCGTCGGCGTGGTGCGCGATGCGCTGGTGGCGGCCGAGCGCGAGATGGGCAAGGCCCGCACCTACTGGTGCATGCCCACGGTGCTGGAGACCTACGACGGCGTGCTCAACGACATCTGGGGTCAGCACGTGAGCGCCGAGCATGTCCACGCCGCGCTTGGCGCAGCGCAATCGGGGCCGGTGGCCGAAGGCTGCGTCGGTGGCGGTACCGGGATGATCTGCCACGAATTCAAGGGCGGTATCGGTACCGCTTCACGGGTACTGGACAGCGAGGCCGGCGGCTGGACGGTCGGTGTGCTGCTGCAGGCCAACTATGGCGTACGCGGCGCCCTGCGCGTGGCCGGCTACCCGGTCGGCCAGGTACTGGGCGACGTGCATTCGCCCTTCAGCGCGCCACGCAACGTTGGCGAGCCGGGCATGGGCTCGATCGTCATTACCCTGGCCACCGACGCGCCGCTGTTGCCGCACCAGTGCACGCGCCTGGCGCAACGGGCCAGTGTCGGCCTGGCGCGGGTCGGCGGCGGCACCGAGGACTCCAGTGGCGATATCTTCATTGCCTTCTCCACCGGCAACAGCCTGCCGGCGGCCAACTTCGGCCACCCGGGGGCGCCGACCAGCACGGTGCAGATGGTCAACAACGACCATATCTCGGCGCTGTTCAGCGCGGCGGCTGACGCCGTGGAGGAAGCCATCGTCAATGCCCTGCTGGCTGCCACTGACCTTGAGGCCCATGGCAGCAAGGTCCTGGCGCTCAAGCCCGAGCGCTTGCTTGAAGCCCTGCAGGCGGTTGGCTGGAAAGCCTGA
- a CDS encoding DUF4132 domain-containing protein, with product MALEQLQAFRHDRPQTELGPVEHIGPDGYPLLAGSELRHEHELISELLPLLQKIHGRPDAMVFALSKLPAIMALSPDPALRTRLVLALVERVVAYNGELSTASAGHAFSHVFDYGVLPALMTWLMENGADVGQLAEPVLQWFTSYRFAYYGTLPTLTVTDWVIAQNFTQVPDALRDLLIMLRSQCADLGHYGNFGEQLLAKLDPLLGNGAWQVLAPCEHWTQQALEDLEQLSPEVREDWLTLLRQAAAATSARPSAKWLKNAQALLLKVGEAPLRAALLRWFARVDAGRCGALLNVGWESSDDRARMHDGNATVLRGLLWMSAPLADTELTRAIARLALSAYRKVRGIGPRAPKVGNAAVFTLSSIPTSEAVGQLALLKVRVKFGTAQKEIEKAFTSAAQALQLPRDQIEELGVPTYGLEQVGLRRESFDDGAFVAELKVDGKTATLNWFRADGTPQKSVPAKVKADYKEELKDLQGAVKDIGAMLPAQAERLDSLFLLEKHWPFGQWQERYLDHPLIGTLARRLIWVISEGGQQHAVVFTEDCLQSLEGNTISPSSEAQVRLWHPIGRPLEEILAWRERIEALQITQPFKQAHREVYLLTEAERNTATYSNRFAAHILRQHQFHALAAARGWRNKLRLMVDDSYPPATRELPAWGLRAEFWIEGVGDDYGVDTNEAGAFLRLSTDQVRFYPIDAAQRSAHAGGGGYALNRWDNAVDAAPLPLDQVPPLVLSEVMRDVDLFVGVASLANDPLWADGGPDGRYRDYWHNHSFGELGATAQTRKQLLEKLLPRMTRLKDKWTLHGRFLEVTGKLRSYKIHLGSGNILMLPNDQYLCIVPDAKARQKNTPQYLPFEGDNLLSIILSKALLLIDDDKISDPTITRQLVLK from the coding sequence ATGGCACTGGAACAACTTCAGGCGTTTCGCCACGACCGCCCGCAAACCGAGCTGGGCCCGGTCGAGCACATCGGCCCGGATGGCTATCCGCTGCTGGCCGGCTCCGAACTGCGCCACGAGCATGAGCTGATCAGCGAGCTGCTGCCGCTGCTGCAGAAAATCCACGGCCGCCCCGACGCCATGGTCTTCGCCTTGAGCAAGCTGCCGGCAATCATGGCCCTGAGCCCTGACCCGGCGTTGCGCACGCGCCTGGTCCTGGCCCTGGTCGAACGGGTGGTAGCCTACAACGGTGAGCTGAGCACGGCCAGTGCCGGCCATGCCTTTTCCCATGTCTTCGACTATGGCGTGCTACCGGCGCTGATGACCTGGCTGATGGAAAACGGCGCCGACGTCGGCCAACTGGCCGAGCCTGTGCTGCAGTGGTTCACCAGCTACCGCTTTGCCTATTACGGCACCCTGCCGACCCTGACCGTGACCGACTGGGTCATCGCGCAAAACTTCACGCAAGTGCCCGACGCGCTGCGCGACTTGCTGATCATGCTGCGCAGCCAGTGCGCTGACCTGGGCCACTACGGCAACTTCGGTGAACAGCTGCTGGCCAAACTCGACCCGCTGCTGGGCAACGGCGCCTGGCAGGTCCTGGCGCCGTGCGAGCACTGGACCCAGCAGGCCCTGGAAGACCTCGAACAGCTGAGCCCCGAAGTGCGCGAAGACTGGTTGACACTGCTGCGCCAGGCCGCAGCGGCAACCTCGGCGCGGCCCTCGGCGAAATGGCTGAAAAACGCCCAGGCACTGCTGCTCAAGGTCGGTGAGGCGCCACTGCGGGCGGCCCTGTTGCGCTGGTTTGCGCGGGTCGATGCCGGGCGCTGCGGCGCACTGCTCAACGTCGGTTGGGAAAGCAGCGATGACCGCGCGCGCATGCACGATGGCAACGCCACGGTGCTGCGCGGCCTGTTGTGGATGAGCGCGCCGTTGGCCGACACTGAACTGACCCGGGCCATCGCCCGCCTGGCCTTGAGCGCCTACCGCAAGGTGCGCGGCATCGGCCCGCGCGCGCCCAAGGTCGGCAATGCGGCAGTGTTCACCCTGTCGTCGATCCCCACCAGCGAAGCAGTCGGGCAACTGGCCCTGCTCAAGGTGCGGGTCAAGTTCGGTACCGCGCAGAAGGAAATCGAAAAAGCCTTCACCAGCGCCGCCCAAGCCCTGCAATTGCCCCGTGACCAGATCGAAGAACTCGGCGTGCCGACCTACGGCCTGGAACAGGTCGGCCTGCGCCGTGAAAGTTTCGATGACGGCGCGTTTGTCGCCGAGCTGAAAGTCGATGGCAAGACCGCCACCCTGAACTGGTTCCGCGCCGACGGCACGCCGCAAAAGTCGGTGCCGGCCAAGGTCAAGGCCGACTACAAGGAAGAGCTCAAGGACCTGCAGGGCGCGGTCAAGGACATCGGCGCCATGCTGCCGGCCCAGGCCGAGCGCCTGGACAGCCTGTTTCTGCTGGAAAAGCACTGGCCGTTCGGCCAATGGCAGGAGCGCTACCTTGACCATCCACTGATCGGCACCCTGGCGCGGCGGCTGATCTGGGTGATCAGCGAAGGCGGCCAGCAGCACGCCGTGGTGTTCACCGAGGACTGCCTGCAAAGCCTCGAGGGCAACACCATCAGCCCTTCCAGCGAGGCCCAAGTGCGTCTCTGGCACCCGATCGGCCGCCCGCTGGAGGAAATCCTCGCCTGGCGCGAGCGCATCGAAGCGCTGCAGATCACCCAGCCATTCAAGCAGGCCCACCGCGAGGTCTACCTGCTAACCGAAGCCGAGCGCAACACCGCCACTTACTCCAACCGCTTCGCCGCGCACATTCTGCGCCAGCACCAGTTCCACGCCCTGGCTGCGGCCCGTGGCTGGCGCAACAAGCTGCGGCTGATGGTCGACGACAGCTACCCACCGGCCACCCGCGAACTGCCGGCCTGGGGCTTGCGCGCCGAGTTCTGGATCGAGGGCGTGGGTGACGACTATGGCGTCGACACCAACGAAGCCGGTGCCTTCCTGCGCCTGAGCACCGACCAGGTGCGTTTCTACCCCATCGACGCCGCCCAGCGCAGCGCCCATGCCGGTGGCGGTGGTTATGCCTTGAACCGCTGGGACAACGCCGTGGACGCCGCACCCTTGCCGCTGGATCAGGTCCCGCCTTTGGTGCTCAGCGAAGTGATGCGCGATGTCGACCTGTTCGTTGGCGTCGCCTCGCTGGCTAACGACCCGCTGTGGGCCGATGGCGGGCCAGACGGCCGCTACCGCGATTACTGGCACAACCATTCGTTCGGTGAACTGGGCGCCACCGCGCAAACGCGCAAACAATTGCTGGAAAAACTGCTGCCGCGCATGACCCGCCTCAAGGACAAATGGACCCTGCACGGGCGCTTCCTGGAGGTCACCGGCAAGCTGCGCAGCTACAAGATCCACCTGGGTTCGGGCAACATCCTGATGCTGCCCAACGATCAGTACCTGTGCATCGTCCCCGACGCCAAGGCGCGGCAGAAAAACACCCCGCAGTACCTGCCGTTCGAGGGCGACAACCTGCTGTCGATCATCCTCTCCAAGGCCTTGCTGCTGATTGACGACGACAAGATCAGCGACCCGACCATTACCCGGCAGTTGGTGTTGAAGTGA